A window of the Brassica napus cultivar Da-Ae unplaced genomic scaffold, Da-Ae ScsIHWf_913;HRSCAF=1296, whole genome shotgun sequence genome harbors these coding sequences:
- the LOC125606629 gene encoding kinesin-like protein KIN-14E isoform X3 has translation MEGQRGSNSSLSSGNGNEVAADASSCLYVPDPSGTDFDAESSALSSPASIPADLAAAIPLIDRFQVEAFLRLMQKQIQSGGKRGFFYSKKSSGGSQSHLQKERFTFEDMLCFQKDPIPTSLLKINTDLLTRATKLFNLILKYMGVDSSTPPSLDERIDLVGKLFKKTLKRVQLRDELFAQISKQTRHNPHSHYLIRAWELMYLCASSMPPSKDIAAYLSEYIHNVAHDATTVPEAQLLSLNTSKALKRSIKAGPRHTTPAREEIEALLTRRKLTTIVFFLDETFEEISYDMATTVSDAVEELAGTIKLSAFSSFGFFECRKVVSTSKSSDPGNEDYIGLDDNKYIGDLLAEFKAIKDRNKGEILHCKLVFKKKLFRESDEAVTDLMFVQLSYVQLQHDYLLGNYPVGRDDAAQLCALQILVGIGFVNSPESCIDWTSLLERFLPRQIAITRAKREWELDILARYSSMENVTKDDARQQFLRILKALPYGNSVFFSVRKIDDPIGLLPGRIILGINKRGVHFFRPVPKEYLHSAELRDIMQFGSSNTAVFFKMRVAGVLHIFQFETKQGEEICVALQTHINDVMLRRYSKARYAANSLVNGGDISCSSKPQNLEVYEKRVQDLSKAFEESQKKNDKLMDEVREKHLQEITLREELEAIRHNLEPERKKMLEVTLDRNKLKTLCDEKETAIQSLMSELRGTEARLAKSGNTKSSKSELTEMNNQKLYKIQTELEVRNKELHIAVENSKRLLSQNKILEQSVFNIENKKTEEVENQKRYEQERKVLKLQVSELKNKLDVLTQDLDRAECTIETKTSDMKLLQNNLKELEELREMKEDIDRKNEQTAAILKMQGAQLAELEILYKEEQVLRKRYYNTIEDMKGKIRVYCRIRPLNEKERSEREKQMLTSVDEFTVEHSWKDDKRKQHIYDRVFDMLASQDDVFEDTKYLIQSAIDGYNVCIFAYGQTGSGKTFTIYGHENNPGLTPRATKELFKILKRDSNRFSFSLKAYMVELYQDTLVDLLLPKSARRLKLDIKKDSKGMVFVENVTTIPISTLEELRMIIERGSERRHVSGTNMNEESSRSHLILSVVIESIDLQTQSASRGKLSFVDLAGSERVKKSGSAGCQLKEAQSINKSLSALGDVIGALSSGSQHIPYRNHKLTMLMSDSLGGNAKTLMFVNVSPAESNLDETYNSLLYASRVRMIVNDPNKHISSKEMVRLKKLVAYWKEQAGKKSEEEDLLEIEEYRTLRDEGDS, from the exons ATGGAGGGCCAACGAGGAAGTAATTCTTCACTGAGCTCTGGCAATGGCAACGAAGTTGCAGCCGATGCTTCTTCTTGCTTGTATGTTCCCGATCCCTCTGGGACCGACTTCGATGCCGAATCCTCTGCTCT CAGCTCCCCAGCTTCAATTCCTGCCGACCTCGCTGCAGCCATTCCCCTCATCGATCGCTTCCAGGTTGAAGCTTTTCTGCGGCTTATGCAGAAGCAAATCCAGTCTGGTGGCAAGCGTGGCTTCTTCTATTCCAAAAAGTCATCGGGGGGCTCTCAATCTCATCTCCAAAAAGAGCGCTTCACTTTCGAGGACATGCTTTGCTTCCAGaag GATCCCATCCCCACATCCTTGCTCAAGATTAACACCGATCTCCTCACCCGTGCTACCAAGTTGTTTAATCTCATCTTAAAGTATATGGGCGTTGATTCTTCTACTCCACCCTCTTTAGATGAACGCATTGACCTTGTTGGAAAGCTTTTCAAAAAAACCTTGAAGCGTGTTCAACTCCGGGACGAACTTTTTGCCCAAATCTCCAAACAGACTAGACATAATCCTCACAGCCACTACTTGATTAGAGCGTGGGAACTCATGTACCTATGTGCATCCTCAATGCCCCCTAGCAAAGATATCGCTGCATATCTCTCTGAGTATATCCACAATGTCGCGCACGATGCAACAACTGTACCAGAGGCTCAGCTTCTTTCTCTTAATACTTCCAAGGCCTTAAAGCGCTCTATCAAAGCTGGTCCTAGGCATACCACCCCTGCCCGTGAAGAAATTGAAGCTCTTTTGACCCGTCGAAAGCTTACAACCATTGTCTTCTTTCTCGATGAAACTTTTGAAGAAATCTCCTATGACATGGCTACTACAGTCTCTGATGCTGTTGAG GAGCTAGCTGGGACAATTAAACTATCAGCCTTTTCTAGCTTCGGTTTTTTTGAATGTCGTAAAGTGGTTTCAACTTCCAAATCATCTGATCCTGGAAATG AGGATTATATAGGATTGGATGATAACAAGTATATTGGCGATCTCCTCGCAGAATTCAAAGCTATTAAAGATAGAAATAAAGGAGAGATACTACACTGCAAACtagtctttaaaaaaaaattattccgaGAGTCTGATGAAGCTGTAACAGATCTGATGTTTGTGCAGCTTTCCTATGTACAA CTGCAACATGACTATTTACTAGGAAACTATCCTGTTGGAAGGGATGATGCTGCTCAGCTTTGTGCCTTACAAATTCTTGTTGGCATTGGGTTTGTCAATAGTCCCGAGTCATGCAT AGACTGGACATCACTTCTTGAGCGATTTTTGCCGAGACAAATAGCAATAACCCGAGCCAAGCGTGAGTGGGAATTAGATATCCTTGCTCGATACAGTTCGATG GAGAACGTGACCAAAGATGATGCAAGGCAACAATTTTTACGGATATTGAAAGCACTGCCATATGGGAATTCTGTGTTTTTTAGCGTACGAAAGATAGATGATCCGATTGGCCTTTTACCTGGACGAATTATTTTGGGTATCAACAAACGTGGG GTTCACTTTTTTCGACCGGTTCCTAAAGAGTATCTGCACTCAGCTGAATTACGTGACATAATGCAATTTGGCAGCAGCAACACTGCTGTCTTTTTCAAAATGAGAGTTGCTGGTGTTCTTCACATATTTCAGTTTGAGACAAAACAG GGAGAAGAAATCTGTGTTGCTTTACAAACACATATAAATGATGTTATGTTGCGTCGTTACTCCAAAGCCCGATATGCTGCCAATAGCTTGGTTAATGGAGGAGATATATCCTGCAGTTCTAAGCCGCAAAATCTTGAAGTGTATGAAAAACGTGTGCAAGATTTGTCTAAGGCGTTTGAAGAGTCCCAGAAGAAGAATGATAAG TTGATGGATGAAGTGCGAGAGAAACATCTGCAAGAAATTACTCTGCGTGAAGAGTTAGAAGCTATACGCCATAACTTAGAGCCTGAACGGAAAAAAATGTTGGAGGTTACTTTAGACCGTAATAAACTTAAGACGTTGTGTGATGAGAAGGAAACAGCTATTCAA TCCTTGATGTCTGAACTGCGAGGAACAGAAGCAAGGTTGGCAAAGTCGGGCAACACAAAATCAAGTAAATCAGAACTAACTGAAATGAATAATCAG AAATTATACAAAATCCAAACCGAGTTAGAAGTTCGGAATAAGGAATTGCACATTGCAGTTGAGAATTCAAAGAGGTTGTTGAGTCAGAACAAAATATTGGAGCAAAGTGTTTTCAAtattgaaaataagaaaacagagGAG GTTGAAAACCAAAAGagatatgaacaagaaagaaaggTTTTAAAGCTTCAAGTTTCTGAACTTAAAAATAAGCTTGATGTCCTTACTCAAGACTTGGATAGGGCTGAGTGTACGATTGAAACTAAGACTTCTGATATGAAGCTCTTGCAGAATAATTTGAAAGAGCTCGAGGAGTTAAGAGAAATGAAAGAG GACATTGACAGAAAAAATGAGCAAACAGCTGCCATTTTGAAGATGCAAGGAGCCCAACTTGCTGAGCTAGAAATACTTTACAAGGAAGAACAGGTTCTAAGGAAAAGATATTACAATACTATAGAAG ATATGAAGGGGAAAATTAGAGTATACTGTCGGATAAGACCGCTAAATGAAAAAGAGAGGTCAGAGAGGGAAAAACAGATGCTAACAAGTGTGGATGAGTTTACAGTCGAGCATTCGTGGAAAGATGACAAACGAAAGCAACACATATATGATCGTGTATTTGACATGCTTGCTAGCCAAGATGATGTCTTCGAAGACACAAAG TATTTGATACAGTCAGCTATAGATGGATATAATGTATGCATCTTCGCATATGGTCAAACTGGTTCTGGAAAAACTTTCACAATATATGGGCATGAGAACAATCCTGGACTCACACCTCGAGCTACGAAGGaacttttcaaaatattaaagcGAGATAGCAACAgattttcattttctctaaag GCGTATATGGTGGAACTTTATCAAGACACACTTGTAGACCTTCTGCTACCAAAAAGTGCAAGACGCTTGAAACTAGATATTAAAAAAGATTCTAAG GGTATGGTCTTTGTCGAGAATGTGACAACTATACCTATATCGACTTTGGAGGAACTGCGAATGATTATTGAAAGAGGATCTGAACGACGACATGTTTCTGGAACAAATATGAATGAAGAAAGCTCAAGATCTCACCTAATACTTTCGGTTGTTATCGAAAGTATCGATCTTCAAACCCAGTCTGCTTCAAGGGGCAAG TTGAGTTTTGTGGATCTTGCTGGTTCTGAGAGAGTAAAAAAGTCAGGCTCTGCTGGTTGCCAACTTAAAGAAGCTCAAAGTATCAATAAATCACTTTCTGCATTAGGTGATGTTATTGGTGCTTTATCTTCGGGCAGCCAACATATTCCTTACAGGAATCACAAGTTAACAATGTTGATGAGTGATTCATTGGGCGGCAATGCCAAGACGTTAATGTTTGTTAATGTATCTCCAGCCGAATCAAATTTGGACGAGACATACAATTCTCTTCT ATATGCATCGAGAGTGAGAATGATTGTGAATGATCCCAACAAACATATTTCATCCAAAGAGATGGTTCGATTGAAAAAGTTAGTAGCATACTGGAAAGAGCAAGCTGGTAAAAAAAGTGAGGAAGAAGACTTGTTGGAGATCGAAGAATATCGAACGCTAAGAGATGAGGGAGATAGTTGA
- the LOC125606629 gene encoding kinesin-like protein KIN-14E isoform X1 yields the protein MEGQRGSNSSLSSGNGNEVAADASSCLYVPDPSGTDFDAESSALSSPASIPADLAAAIPLIDRFQVEAFLRLMQKQIQSGGKRGFFYSKKSSGGSQSHLQKERFTFEDMLCFQKVFFFFCSTSSYIDFDFVAQKIVFQDPIPTSLLKINTDLLTRATKLFNLILKYMGVDSSTPPSLDERIDLVGKLFKKTLKRVQLRDELFAQISKQTRHNPHSHYLIRAWELMYLCASSMPPSKDIAAYLSEYIHNVAHDATTVPEAQLLSLNTSKALKRSIKAGPRHTTPAREEIEALLTRRKLTTIVFFLDETFEEISYDMATTVSDAVEELAGTIKLSAFSSFGFFECRKVVSTSKSSDPGNEDYIGLDDNKYIGDLLAEFKAIKDRNKGEILHCKLVFKKKLFRESDEAVTDLMFVQLSYVQLQHDYLLGNYPVGRDDAAQLCALQILVGIGFVNSPESCIDWTSLLERFLPRQIAITRAKREWELDILARYSSMENVTKDDARQQFLRILKALPYGNSVFFSVRKIDDPIGLLPGRIILGINKRGVHFFRPVPKEYLHSAELRDIMQFGSSNTAVFFKMRVAGVLHIFQFETKQGEEICVALQTHINDVMLRRYSKARYAANSLVNGGDISCSSKPQNLEVYEKRVQDLSKAFEESQKKNDKLMDEVREKHLQEITLREELEAIRHNLEPERKKMLEVTLDRNKLKTLCDEKETAIQSLMSELRGTEARLAKSGNTKSSKSELTEMNNQKLYKIQTELEVRNKELHIAVENSKRLLSQNKILEQSVFNIENKKTEEVENQKRYEQERKVLKLQVSELKNKLDVLTQDLDRAECTIETKTSDMKLLQNNLKELEELREMKEDIDRKNEQTAAILKMQGAQLAELEILYKEEQVLRKRYYNTIEDMKGKIRVYCRIRPLNEKERSEREKQMLTSVDEFTVEHSWKDDKRKQHIYDRVFDMLASQDDVFEDTKYLIQSAIDGYNVCIFAYGQTGSGKTFTIYGHENNPGLTPRATKELFKILKRDSNRFSFSLKAYMVELYQDTLVDLLLPKSARRLKLDIKKDSKGMVFVENVTTIPISTLEELRMIIERGSERRHVSGTNMNEESSRSHLILSVVIESIDLQTQSASRGKLSFVDLAGSERVKKSGSAGCQLKEAQSINKSLSALGDVIGALSSGSQHIPYRNHKLTMLMSDSLGGNAKTLMFVNVSPAESNLDETYNSLLYASRVRMIVNDPNKHISSKEMVRLKKLVAYWKEQAGKKSEEEDLLEIEEYRTLRDEGDS from the exons ATGGAGGGCCAACGAGGAAGTAATTCTTCACTGAGCTCTGGCAATGGCAACGAAGTTGCAGCCGATGCTTCTTCTTGCTTGTATGTTCCCGATCCCTCTGGGACCGACTTCGATGCCGAATCCTCTGCTCT CAGCTCCCCAGCTTCAATTCCTGCCGACCTCGCTGCAGCCATTCCCCTCATCGATCGCTTCCAGGTTGAAGCTTTTCTGCGGCTTATGCAGAAGCAAATCCAGTCTGGTGGCAAGCGTGGCTTCTTCTATTCCAAAAAGTCATCGGGGGGCTCTCAATCTCATCTCCAAAAAGAGCGCTTCACTTTCGAGGACATGCTTTGCTTCCAGaaggtcttcttcttcttctgctccaCTTCCTCCTATATTGACTTTGACTTTGTTGCTCAAAAAATCGTCTTCCAGGATCCCATCCCCACATCCTTGCTCAAGATTAACACCGATCTCCTCACCCGTGCTACCAAGTTGTTTAATCTCATCTTAAAGTATATGGGCGTTGATTCTTCTACTCCACCCTCTTTAGATGAACGCATTGACCTTGTTGGAAAGCTTTTCAAAAAAACCTTGAAGCGTGTTCAACTCCGGGACGAACTTTTTGCCCAAATCTCCAAACAGACTAGACATAATCCTCACAGCCACTACTTGATTAGAGCGTGGGAACTCATGTACCTATGTGCATCCTCAATGCCCCCTAGCAAAGATATCGCTGCATATCTCTCTGAGTATATCCACAATGTCGCGCACGATGCAACAACTGTACCAGAGGCTCAGCTTCTTTCTCTTAATACTTCCAAGGCCTTAAAGCGCTCTATCAAAGCTGGTCCTAGGCATACCACCCCTGCCCGTGAAGAAATTGAAGCTCTTTTGACCCGTCGAAAGCTTACAACCATTGTCTTCTTTCTCGATGAAACTTTTGAAGAAATCTCCTATGACATGGCTACTACAGTCTCTGATGCTGTTGAG GAGCTAGCTGGGACAATTAAACTATCAGCCTTTTCTAGCTTCGGTTTTTTTGAATGTCGTAAAGTGGTTTCAACTTCCAAATCATCTGATCCTGGAAATG AGGATTATATAGGATTGGATGATAACAAGTATATTGGCGATCTCCTCGCAGAATTCAAAGCTATTAAAGATAGAAATAAAGGAGAGATACTACACTGCAAACtagtctttaaaaaaaaattattccgaGAGTCTGATGAAGCTGTAACAGATCTGATGTTTGTGCAGCTTTCCTATGTACAA CTGCAACATGACTATTTACTAGGAAACTATCCTGTTGGAAGGGATGATGCTGCTCAGCTTTGTGCCTTACAAATTCTTGTTGGCATTGGGTTTGTCAATAGTCCCGAGTCATGCAT AGACTGGACATCACTTCTTGAGCGATTTTTGCCGAGACAAATAGCAATAACCCGAGCCAAGCGTGAGTGGGAATTAGATATCCTTGCTCGATACAGTTCGATG GAGAACGTGACCAAAGATGATGCAAGGCAACAATTTTTACGGATATTGAAAGCACTGCCATATGGGAATTCTGTGTTTTTTAGCGTACGAAAGATAGATGATCCGATTGGCCTTTTACCTGGACGAATTATTTTGGGTATCAACAAACGTGGG GTTCACTTTTTTCGACCGGTTCCTAAAGAGTATCTGCACTCAGCTGAATTACGTGACATAATGCAATTTGGCAGCAGCAACACTGCTGTCTTTTTCAAAATGAGAGTTGCTGGTGTTCTTCACATATTTCAGTTTGAGACAAAACAG GGAGAAGAAATCTGTGTTGCTTTACAAACACATATAAATGATGTTATGTTGCGTCGTTACTCCAAAGCCCGATATGCTGCCAATAGCTTGGTTAATGGAGGAGATATATCCTGCAGTTCTAAGCCGCAAAATCTTGAAGTGTATGAAAAACGTGTGCAAGATTTGTCTAAGGCGTTTGAAGAGTCCCAGAAGAAGAATGATAAG TTGATGGATGAAGTGCGAGAGAAACATCTGCAAGAAATTACTCTGCGTGAAGAGTTAGAAGCTATACGCCATAACTTAGAGCCTGAACGGAAAAAAATGTTGGAGGTTACTTTAGACCGTAATAAACTTAAGACGTTGTGTGATGAGAAGGAAACAGCTATTCAA TCCTTGATGTCTGAACTGCGAGGAACAGAAGCAAGGTTGGCAAAGTCGGGCAACACAAAATCAAGTAAATCAGAACTAACTGAAATGAATAATCAG AAATTATACAAAATCCAAACCGAGTTAGAAGTTCGGAATAAGGAATTGCACATTGCAGTTGAGAATTCAAAGAGGTTGTTGAGTCAGAACAAAATATTGGAGCAAAGTGTTTTCAAtattgaaaataagaaaacagagGAG GTTGAAAACCAAAAGagatatgaacaagaaagaaaggTTTTAAAGCTTCAAGTTTCTGAACTTAAAAATAAGCTTGATGTCCTTACTCAAGACTTGGATAGGGCTGAGTGTACGATTGAAACTAAGACTTCTGATATGAAGCTCTTGCAGAATAATTTGAAAGAGCTCGAGGAGTTAAGAGAAATGAAAGAG GACATTGACAGAAAAAATGAGCAAACAGCTGCCATTTTGAAGATGCAAGGAGCCCAACTTGCTGAGCTAGAAATACTTTACAAGGAAGAACAGGTTCTAAGGAAAAGATATTACAATACTATAGAAG ATATGAAGGGGAAAATTAGAGTATACTGTCGGATAAGACCGCTAAATGAAAAAGAGAGGTCAGAGAGGGAAAAACAGATGCTAACAAGTGTGGATGAGTTTACAGTCGAGCATTCGTGGAAAGATGACAAACGAAAGCAACACATATATGATCGTGTATTTGACATGCTTGCTAGCCAAGATGATGTCTTCGAAGACACAAAG TATTTGATACAGTCAGCTATAGATGGATATAATGTATGCATCTTCGCATATGGTCAAACTGGTTCTGGAAAAACTTTCACAATATATGGGCATGAGAACAATCCTGGACTCACACCTCGAGCTACGAAGGaacttttcaaaatattaaagcGAGATAGCAACAgattttcattttctctaaag GCGTATATGGTGGAACTTTATCAAGACACACTTGTAGACCTTCTGCTACCAAAAAGTGCAAGACGCTTGAAACTAGATATTAAAAAAGATTCTAAG GGTATGGTCTTTGTCGAGAATGTGACAACTATACCTATATCGACTTTGGAGGAACTGCGAATGATTATTGAAAGAGGATCTGAACGACGACATGTTTCTGGAACAAATATGAATGAAGAAAGCTCAAGATCTCACCTAATACTTTCGGTTGTTATCGAAAGTATCGATCTTCAAACCCAGTCTGCTTCAAGGGGCAAG TTGAGTTTTGTGGATCTTGCTGGTTCTGAGAGAGTAAAAAAGTCAGGCTCTGCTGGTTGCCAACTTAAAGAAGCTCAAAGTATCAATAAATCACTTTCTGCATTAGGTGATGTTATTGGTGCTTTATCTTCGGGCAGCCAACATATTCCTTACAGGAATCACAAGTTAACAATGTTGATGAGTGATTCATTGGGCGGCAATGCCAAGACGTTAATGTTTGTTAATGTATCTCCAGCCGAATCAAATTTGGACGAGACATACAATTCTCTTCT ATATGCATCGAGAGTGAGAATGATTGTGAATGATCCCAACAAACATATTTCATCCAAAGAGATGGTTCGATTGAAAAAGTTAGTAGCATACTGGAAAGAGCAAGCTGGTAAAAAAAGTGAGGAAGAAGACTTGTTGGAGATCGAAGAATATCGAACGCTAAGAGATGAGGGAGATAGTTGA